The genomic stretch TAGGGAAGGCGTGCGACACACTTGGTTTGGTTCTGTGCTGGCCGATGTTCTGGCCAGCCTGCCCCGTTCAGGAACAAGCCTCAGGCTCTCCTCGCTGCTCCTTCAGGGCCAGGATTAGCTGCCTTGGATTTTAGCCTGGAGGACCCTGCTCTCAAAGGACCTGCCTTTATAAATTCAAATCAGACCCCTCAGCGTGGAGTGAGGTGCTTTGAAACTACTGGTAATTTTTAAGGCTAAGGCAAATCCGTGGTCATTCGTATATTCTAATGTGATGCAAATAGTTAAGCCTCATCTAACACATATCCTGTACATGGCTCCTCTTGAACtccagctgggggtgggagggcgggAATAAGGTGGAGATGGAGGGCGAGCAGTGATAGTGTCCTAGAAACCCCGTATAAAGGTAAAAACAGAAGAGGACATCGGCACAGATTATCCGTTTCTTTGGTGAACTGTAAAGAAGTGTCTCATAAATTCTCATAAACCACGCTCTAAAAAGGCCGCTGCTCCCGTATATAAAAGCACCCTGACTCTGCAATAACTTGTTTGGTTATCACTCCTTGATAAAAATTCATCTACAAACTTGCGGGGATTGGGGTTTTTGTCTAAAGCTGGTAGTAAAAACGTGACCTGCAAGCCAATACAGCTAATGGAAAGTGACGATGCTCTCCTCCCCTTAGCCTGGAGATGGGGCCTGCcggtccccagcccctccccgggGGAGTGTCGTGGATGGGCCTGGGAGTCCCTGGTCTGGCACCTCTGTGGAAAGAGCGGGCAGCTGCGGTCGGCTGCCTCCACGCGAGGTGCGGTCCCTCGGCCCCGGGGCACGAGTGATGCACCCGCgtgcagcccagaagccctgcttCGTGCCGCCCGTGAGCGGAAAGGCCTATTTCTCCGTGAGAGACAGCTGTAAGACTtgctggagctcctcctcctcctcccggagccggagctcccactcctccagctctttggCAGACAGCTCCATGGCCAGCTGCAAGTCGCTGTCAAAACGGCTCCTCTCACTCGAGGCCCCAGGGCACAGGCCTTCGGAGCTGGTGAGCAGGCTCTCCTGGACCGCCCTGTGGGGAAAGAGGCGGAAAAGAGCAGCCCGTTACCAGCAGCATCAGGGCGACGGCCGCGTCTGCATTTTcctgtcccctgagagcacaCCATGCCGGGCACTTTATACGCGCCCCAAGGCCACGTTGCCATCCAGTCCCCTGTAGCTCTGGAGGTGTGGGTGCCGTGTACAGGTGAGAAACCCGAGGCTCAGGGAGCTGAACAAACCCGCTCAGGGTCACCCAGCTGCTAAGTGATGGGGTCAGGAACTGAACTTGGATCTGTTTTAAAGCGAAACCTAAGTTTCCCTTCAGCGGGCTTTCATATACACCTGGAGTACATGAAAATACtccataaaataaatctttccagTCTTTACCCTCGCCTTTAAAAAGACAATCTACTCATCTCCACATCTGTTCCCCAAAGCCTCCTCATTCTTCAAACTGTATATACTTCCCACTGAGGGCGTCCAGACCCTGTGTGAGCATATACATTCTTGGCAGAAGATCAGACCACTCAAAAAGCATTTACTGGCTACCTTTCTGCCAATGGCACTGGCCTATGAGCTAGTCAACAACTATCAGCACTAGGTGCCCGTGTCGGCCTCAGTTTAATGCTTAAGAGTCACGCCAGTCACCTCTCATACTGGGCGTCGTAGGCATGTGCCTGGATGATCCCTCCATTCGAAGCTGGTCCTGAAAGTTCCTGCGAAAAACAAACATGATGGACATGAATACCTCCTAGAAGGAACAGGCACCATACCGATAAGGAGATGAAAGCAgcaagaacaaaattttaaatgtttccatgTCCGTTACTGATGGCACGGCGTGAAAAATGAACAGGGACTTGGGTGATCTCAAAAAGGGCGCCCAAATGTCAGGTAGAAAGTGGTACACTACCCTGCTTAATGGCCACAGCCTCTCACACTTGACACAGAATCAAAAACAGCCCTGGGCAAAGCTTAAATGAACAAGGCAGGTCATTCTTGTAAAACAAGATGACAATACATATTtcaacatttgtcattttgacTTTGGCCACTCCCCTTTGCAAAATTTATGGTCAACAAGTTTTATGCAGATATCGGGGGGCAGGGAATAAGCTCAGTtacagaaggggaaggaaagcgCACTGGGGGGACAGTGAGGTCCAGGGGCTGGGTTTCTCCCCGGAGGCCTCCCGAAGGGAATATGCTGGCTTTGGGTGTGGCCCGTGGCCCTTGGCCCAGCAGCTTCAGAAAACTGAATAGTTCAAAGGATGGATCAGTGGGaaatggaggaggggaagggtgcCATTGCCCAACCTGGAAGTCTCAAGAATAAAACCAGAATGCCAAAAACCTGAGCCTGGACGCTGGAGTGTAGGTACCGCTCTCAAAGCTGAGGGGGCCTATGAGTGCAGGGGCTGGGCCTGCTTCACCAAAGAATCCCCACTCTGCAAACATGTGCCGAACGAGCGATGGAAGGAAACAAGAAACCAAGGAATGAACAGCAGGAGCCCAGGACACCAAAAGGTGGGGGACACAGAAAGACACCCACCCCAGAAGAATCAGGAAGCCACAGGAGGGTGGGTACAGAAGGAGTTGAACTTGGGGGCAGAGGAGCTCAAGCCCTGCACTGTCCCAGGCAGGTGAGACCTCGAGGAAGAACCACCTGAGGAGACCAAGGGCAACTGTTCTTCCGCTGACCCACCGTACGCTCAGCTCTACCCTTAGCCAGGGACTCTCCGACCATTTGGGATTATACCCCTTGCAAcagaataaaacacaggagtAAGAAATAAACTTTCAGAGTCAACCACCATTTTCATCACACACTCAGCAACAACACAGTGACTGGTCTTCCTTCGGGAGGAAGCTGGGAGTCAAATCCACACGCCTTCTTACGAGACGACCAACATGTGGACAATATTCCGGAAAAAACAGGATGGTGTAAGCCAGCGTGGACCTACGGTTTCAGTACTAGCAAATCAGGCAGCATAATCCGAAAAATACGTGACTGTGGGCTGCGTGGGTGAACCTAAGAAGGAAAGTCTGTCGGGAGACTCCTGTGAATGCTGCTGACTGCGGCTGTGCACATGGTGTCACAGAAGCAGCTTTTGGGAAAGACCAAGTGCAGAAAAGAGCATCTCTGCGAACACCGTGAATATGCTACAGCTCGAACCCTCCCGCGCCCTGCCGTTTGTTCCGCTAAATGCACCTGGCTCCTGCTGGACTCCAGTAGACTCTGCTGGATGGCAAACTGCATTATCTCGTAATCCTCGTCCTGCAAATGCACGTTTCTGCCATTGTCTTGAACGTGGTAAGAGTCCGGAATTTCAAAGACAGACTGATCCACCTCAAAGTTTGTGACGTGGGAAGCTGAAACACAAAGGGTGACAGTCCGGTGCCTGAATCAGCAAAATAAATTTCCACTTCAAACTTATAATTTacaagttataaaaaaaaattgttcagttAAGAAACAAGAGGactaatataattaaaatcaagGTTAGCTACTATGTGAGAGGAATTTTGAGGAATAATAACTTCAACAGAGAAAGTACCACAatactgcttttttcttttggtctttttttttttttttttaactaataaaatTAACTCATggtcataaaaaaaataaagtgctctCCCTCCGTACACCCCTTCTCTTATTCCCAAAATCCAGAGGTAACCAGTGTTTCCTTGTATGTCTTTTGAGAAATGCGATGTGTGTACGTACACAATCACATCCAGGTCtctgtattttccccttttttattatgaagtaaTAAACTTCATAGTTTATTTCATGAGTAAACTCATGAAACAAAGTATGTACGATGTCtgtaaactaaaataaaaatgatagtaaaacagggcacctgggtagctcagttggttgcgCATcgaacttttggtttcagctcagatcatgatcttggggtcatgggatcgagtcccacatcgagccccacactgggctccacgctcagcatggagtcagcttgagattctctctctccctctgtccctcctcccacccccgacCTGCCcgtacatgctctctctccctctcgaaaaaaaataaaacaaatgcctATGTATCCTTCAACTAGTCCAAGACACAGAACACCATTTTACcatagtaaaacaaacaaaacaactaaaaaaaaaattcagttatgtTTCTATATACTGCCAATGagcaactggaaaataaaattaagtaaataatccACTTAGAGGGGCATCCAAAAGATAATTTGGATGGATGGCAAGGGAGCCTAGGGGCATTTTGCGGGGTAATAGAAATGCTCTACGtcttggttgtggtggtggttacgtGGGGACACATTCGTCGGAATGCACTGAACTGTCACACTTAGAGCGGGAGCATTTCATTGTATACTCGGTACACCTCGATAAAGGTGGTTTTTAAaactatgccttttttttttttttaaatacaagtggGGTCATATTCTACAAGTTGTTTTTACACTGACTCTAAACAacatctaaaattttcttttattcagggCAGAGATCTACTTCATAAGATACTCCAGTGTCAAACcgaataataaatatattaactgGATgtgtgctattatttttttttttaattgcaaagcccaactttttttttttttttttttacctgaatcGGCTGGGGTCCCTTCCACGTTTTGAGATCCAGTTTCTTCAGCAGTGCTACAGCCATTAACGTTTCCAAATGTAATCCGTGCATTTAAGACATGAAACAAGGGAATTTCTgacaaaataaaagcttttataaataaactttatGGGAATCATAATAGCCACCATTTACTGAGTGGCTACGGTGCTAGTACCAAGTCTAAAATACATTAACGTTAACGACctttcccattgtacagatgggaaaacagattcagagaggttaagcagcttTTCCTAGATCGCAGTCAATAAGCAATTGAGGCCACGCTGAAGAACATGTCGTAAATATGCAACTATCCAAACAGTAAATTCCTCAAGTTCTATGTATTGTATGTGGGAGTATGCATTCCACTGCAGCCCCTAAAACATACTTACGTATCAAAGGATCTTGGTGTCAGTGGTCTTCCTCAAAAACAATCTAATTTGATGCTGAAGTTCAGTTTGACATGAAAACAATGAATGTATCCcattcttctccctttttatATCTGTTAGCACCATTTGTAAACAGAACTGATGATTGGGGGAATCTCTTAATTTTGATACAGAAAGTAAACCAAAAACCACGACtgactttccctttctttctttctttctttctttctctctttctttctttaagactttatttatttgtttgagagagtgagagctagagagaaagagcacaagcgggaaggagagggagaagcagactcctctcggagcaggaagcccgacgcggaactcgctcccaggaccctgggatcatgacctgagccaaaggcagatgctcaacgactgagccacccaggcgccccaatgacaCTTCCTTAAACCATATTAAGCTAGAGATCATTGTGACCTCCTCCATTATGTCTACCGTCTGCTACTTTTGCCTAAAATGTTCCAGTGCCggggcgcttggatggctcagtaggttaagcatctgtcttcggctgaggtgatgatcctggggtcctgggattgagtctcacattgggctctctgctcagcgggagcctgattctccctctcccctcccccccccaacttgtgctctctctcgctgtctctcaaataaataaataaaatcttaaaaaaaaaaaagtcccagtgCCCTGAAGCACATTCTGTCACccacagaaatgggcagaaccTACAGGTGTTCCTATGGTTTAGCAGACAGTACCTATTTTGACAGGAAACCCGGGTGGGAATTCCAGTTTGATGAAATCTCTCAGCCGTGCAAAATGAGCGCTGGTTCGGGCCATGAGGTCAATGATGGGAATGACCTGCTCCACAAGAGAGAGCGGAAAGTCCTCACACATCCACAGCGTTGCTTTAAACCTGCAAGACGGATGAGGACAAGAGTGAAGCCATTGCCCCCCAGACAGGGAAATGGAATGACTTCTGTGTAGCCGACTAGACAGCACCAGCCTCCTCCTTACTGCAGCCTAGCCAGCCACCGTACTTCTCTTCATGCGGAGCAGGGAAGGGACGGACTAGACCCATGCTGAATTCAGATGACCATGCGATCTGGCCATCAGGAGAAATGCCCTGCACGCTGACCTCCCCCTGCAGCAGCTGGAATCGACAGCAGGCTTGAAGGAATTGACAGCGGGTGGATCATGCCACTGGGTCAGCTGAAGCTTGCTGGCAGTAAGAATTACAAGGAATTCTTATATCCCATCTCTACTCCATTCGGAGAAGGGCTAATAACAAGAAGGGCAATCTGCTCTTTGCTTTTCTCAGATAAAGTAACTTCCAAATTATGTTTAAAGGAAAGGGACACAAAAATGACAACACCACCCCAAGAAACAGCACAGCTTCTGACACAGGAATCTGTGTGGCCGCCGAGCGCCCCCTTACTTCTGCGTTCTAATCGTCAGCTCTTTCGGCCTTCCGATGTCTCGGTCCTTCAGATCAAACTCTTCATTAAAGTACTCCTCAGGCGTGATGGCCGTGGGGTTGTTGGCGGTGGCACATTCCGTAGTGAGGTCCTGCCAAGCCAGAACTCAGGGGAATCAGAAATGCCAAACGGTGCTCCCAAGTGGAGGCCTACGGCACTCAGCCTCTGAGGTGGACATGCTAACCAGGAAGTTCTAGTTGTCCCCCCgcaaccaactttttttttaaactaagttacTGCACTGAACAAGAAAATCTACAAAGGTGTGAGAAGATGACCCAGGAAGCCTAACGGGTCTCTCCATGTCGAACATTTCTCCACTCTCTTTAGCATTTTTATCTCCtgactataaaaaagaaaaaaaaaaagagaaatagctgAAAGCACGTAAGATCTGGGAGGCCTGGAGTTTACGTTCCAGCTCTGTCAGGCTCTCGCTCGGGACACTGGAAAGGGAATCTTATTTTTCTGACCCTCTGACAGCCACTAGACCAACTCCACACAGTTCTCGTAAGGGTCAAGTAAGAAAATGTTTGTTAAGGTGCTTGGGTAAAACAGAAAGTCCTGGATCCTCTTTAAGTTTACGGATGACAGAGAAAGCACCTGATTTCCATAGTCACGACCCTCCTCTGAGATCTGTATTTGTAAGACTCATCTATTTCTCTTCCAAAAGAGTACCTCAGATTTCAGCTTGGGAGTGCTCTTCAGCCTTGCAGACAGAGAGGCCTGGTCGGATTCAGTAAATGCCATCACAGCATAGAAAAGTCATGTCCTTTCTTGAACCTCAGAGCTCGCTGCTTCCACTTACCCCTTGAGCACCAAACTGGTGTTCCACAGTTCCCAGCAAAGATTCCAGTGGGTTCCTGTCCGCTACAGACGGGGGGGAGAAGTTTAATGTCTAATATTATACCTTCCTTGTTGACTGCAGAAAGAGGTTCTCATCCTATTTTAAAGTTCTGGATCCCAGCTACCTACATTAGGAAGTTCATTTATGGGCAGGCTGGTAAAATCATCTACGATAACCATCGGCGAATTTATCTCTTAGAGGACGTTTTTTATTAGGGTCTCTAACCTCGATGAGCAACAGTTCCAAGaactaaagaagaaaagcaggaagagtTTGGGTTTGGGAGTGAGCCTGGGGGGGCCGCAGAGCACAGAGTCCTCATCTGTCCAACCGGAGTCCTAGTAACAGTGGTGGTGGTGCAGGCAGCCTGCAGTGACCGCGTGCTTGCCGCCCTCTGCGGGAACCTTCCAAAGGTTAGCATAAGGCAACTCATCCCATCTTCCCCAGCACCGCCATTTCACTGCTGAGGAACCTGAGACACAGAGGGTAGGTAACTTAAGGCCACACAACTGGCCACTGTGGGGCTGGGGTATACCAACCACGTATGGCAGCATTTGGGCTCAGAGCCCAGGTTCTGTCCACATCTTTCATGGTGCGGGTTTGGACTGAATCACTCCTTCCAGTGAGAACTTGTCTCCAATACCCTTATCCACCTTTTTGGTCAGATCCAGCAACTGCTGTTcagaacacaaaaacaaaccctcCTGCATGGCTTTAATTCCACTTGAAGCCAACTGTGGGTAATACCTTCCAGAATGGGTCAGACTAAGGAAATTTTTGTAAAAAGGAAGTTAGGGTTAGGATGAGCCTGACCTGACCACATTCACCCCAAACCTCAACAAAGCCAGCAAAGGCTCTCTCTCTAGGCTAAACAAAAGAGGGAGGATTACCtttatatctctttttttcttcctcggTCAGATGTTCCGTCCGGATTTTGGTTATCACACTCACATTGTTTACTGTGTAAACCTTGAGAGACGTGTGCAAAAGAAAACAGTGACACAGGGaatcaaaactcaaaaaataagCATAGCAAGAGCAAGAATGCtgaagccaaaaaataaaaaagaaagaaaaaaaaaagaaaaatttcagcaaaaaaaaatgagaaatggttGACAATCATTAGGATCTGTCAGAGGAAATATACAAGCTATCAACTTAGAAATGCATCAGCAGCTAATTTGCATCTCTGACAGTTTTAAATACCGAGGAGTGAACAGGGGTGGCTGTTATCTTCCCGCCTGCCCTTTGTGTCGCTAAACACCCTCAAACAAAGGTCCTGATATTTAGGCCTCCCAGCTGGATTCCTATCGTGCTGAGGCACCCAAACCTGCATCATGGGCTTCTGTACTGATCTGTGGTAATCTTGTAACAGGACTGACTTAGACAGCCATCTGCTGGGCAGAAGGAAAACGGAATGAACACAAGGTTCTCTATACCCGTAAGACTTAACGAGGAAACCAGCAAGTCACTATTTAAAAAGCTATTCCATCTACGGACAAAAAATTAGTCTCACCACCGGAGTCAGGGCTCTGTTCTCAAGGCTGCCTGAGGAATGTGGGGGTCTGCAAGATCGACTCTCACGGTAAGCGGACTTAACTGTACGTGCCATATGTGGCTTCCCCACGATCAGAGACTCGAGGAAACACACACGGCGCTGGCGTGTCTGAATGCGTCTTGCTGAGCATGACGTAAGCATCTTTGCCCACTCAGAGGTCACCAGAGGATCCTGCGGCGCCCGGCTCCGGCACCAGGAGCCAGCAATCCCTGCTGGACTGCAGGGCTACGGAAAAGCCAGCAAGCAGAGCTCTCGGGCTGACAAGACGCCAGAGGACCCGACTGACAGCTGTCTCCACTCTGACAGCTATATTCTTAATGCGCTGATGTCATGCGAGTGGGCTGTCAAGCTGCTGGTTACAATTAGGCTGACTACAAAAATGGAGGCTGATTAAAActacttcaccttttttttttcctttaaacccacTCAGGTTATAAAAAAAGTTCAACACGCAGGTTTAAGTctaatcctttcttttcctccttaaaGAATTAAAGGAACGGTCACTCCTACGGGGACGACCAGCACCTGGACTTCTCTACACCACTGTTTCTCTTTGGCATACCTAGGGGCCTCCTCGGGACGTGCTGTTCTATTTTCTGAACGTCAGGTAACATACAAACCCAAGTGAGAGACCCTAAGCAGTACTTTATTCCCCAGAGCGTCTCCATGGCACAGAGGCatgaaaaaatctgaacagactccTCATTTGCATAGAAGCTAAATAGCTatattaaatcttattttaagagTTTCCTTTTACCTTTGCTTCGTAACCATTAACAACTTCTGCTTTATCTGTCCTCCAGCCCCAGAATCCGGATTTAGTTCTGATAAAAAGTGAACACCACAAATTTCTACATGTACAACATGCCATTCAGATTTATCCCTGTAGCCTTTACAGTTTATTTCCCCCAGCTTAAGGTGGTGAAGGACACTTGATGATTATGGTCCACAAAAGGATGCTCTCGGTGACAGATGGCTTAcgcatccccaccccctcccacggTTATTAATCAATTTGCCTCACCCCTGGCACAGAAAGCCTTCATTCTTGGCTTCTTTACAAAAACTGCCAGCATAGGAGACCAAGGTGGTGACATTGACTGGACAGCTGtcctaaagaaatgaatgaagatgACCAGCATCCAAGGGCTCGCCACGAGGTGGCATCTGGGTCAGAGCATTTATCGGGATCATCGTAACTGTGGGCATGGACGGCAGAGGCTCTGTCCCCATGAGCAGCCATATCTCAACAGAGGAATTCCTAGAACAACGAGGCACAGACCATCCTGCTCCTCAGGAGAGAGCGGGTGGGGCAGGAACTGTGGCGAGCTGCTTGGAGAAGACACTCATGCCTGCAAAACGGCTTGGGAGGCACACGTTTTATCAGGTCTGGTGCAGCAGAGGAAAGGATGTTGTGTTAAAAGCAGTTTTCAGCCCAAGCATTGATTCCAGGTCTGTGGAACTGCTTTTAAAGTAGCCCAGCATTCCAGCAGCAGCTACAGCGTTGGTAAAGTGCCCGAAAACCCAGTTACTCCACTCAACatacttctggggaaaaaaatgcatttagagCCAAGAGCGGCCAAGAGGCTCTGGTTTATTTTCAAAGCAGCTCACCCTGGGAAATACTACCACTCAGAGGGGAGCCCTGACCAGCCTGGTCTGCCCTTTTGTCTAGGACATCACATCCTAGCTCCACTGTGACTACGGCACTTGGCCCCACGTAGaactgcctgccttctgctctg from Ursus arctos isolate Adak ecotype North America unplaced genomic scaffold, UrsArc2.0 scaffold_34, whole genome shotgun sequence encodes the following:
- the ANKRD13A gene encoding ankyrin repeat domain-containing protein 13A — encoded protein: MSSARESSGHFPLHLLVWNNDYRQLEKELRGQNVEALDPRGRTLLHLAVSLGHLESARVLLRHKADVTKENREGWTVLHEAVSTGDPEMVYTVLQHRDYHNTSMALEGVPELLQKILEAPDFYVQMKWEFTSWVPLVSRICPNDVCRIWKSGAKLRVDITLLGFENMSWIRGRRSFIFKGEDNRAELMEVNHDDRVVTTEHFDLSQEMERLTLDLMKPKGREVERRLTSPVINTSLDTKNIAFERTKSGFWGWRTDKAEVVNGYEAKVYTVNNVSVITKIRTEHLTEEEKKRYKADRNPLESLLGTVEHQFGAQGDLTTECATANNPTAITPEEYFNEEFDLKDRDIGRPKELTIRTQKFKATLWMCEDFPLSLVEQVIPIIDLMARTSAHFARLRDFIKLEFPPGFPVKIEIPLFHVLNARITFGNVNGCSTAEETGSQNVEGTPADSASHVTNFEVDQSVFEIPDSYHVQDNGRNVHLQDEDYEIMQFAIQQSLLESSRSQELSGPASNGGIIQAHAYDAQYERAVQESLLTSSEGLCPGASSERSRFDSDLQLAMELSAKELEEWELRLREEEEELQQVLQLSLTEK